From Aegilops tauschii subsp. strangulata cultivar AL8/78 chromosome 5, Aet v6.0, whole genome shotgun sequence:
GACCATTTCAAATTTCATGTTTCCGAAAGAGTTCACCCATGGTGACTGTCTGACTGACGTGGTAAGTTCAAAAAGAAAAGGTTTTTTTTTAGAAATTCAAAAAGAAAAGGTGAGCGGTGTGGTAAGCGCGACTCTGCCAAAGTCTGGCCCAAACCAAACGTACCTGCCTCCGTCCTTTCACAATAAGCCAAGCCGAAGACGCCTGGCCTCTCACTAGGCACAAACCATGGCGATGGCCGGACCGTCCACCGctctccctccgccgccgccggagaagGCGGTCGATGCCCTCCCCGTGGACAGCCTCCGCAACATTCTccgtcgcctctccctcgccgACCTTCTCCGAGCCGCCCTCGCCTGCCACCGCTGGCGCCGCGTCGCCGCACGCTGCCTCCCCCGCACCGCCCCTCTCCTCGGCCACTTCTTCCACCCCACCGCCACCGGTTTGCCGCCGCCTCTCCACACGGCATCCAAGGACACCGTCATCGACGCCCCCGCCATCTTCGCTCCCCTCGACGCCTCCGCACCGAACCTCTCCCTCGACTTCGCTCCGGAGGCCTCCCGCTACGTGCTCCACGACTGCCACCAAGGCCTCCTGCTTCTCGAACCGCTCGCGTCGCTTCCCAAGGGGATCCTCCCACGCCTCCTCGTCATCGACCCGGCCACCCGCCGCCGCGTGCTCCTCCCGCCGCCACCGCGCGACACGGTGCCCGACGACCACCGCTGGCGCAGCTGCAGGCACTACGTCGGCTCCGCACTTCTCTCCCGCGCGCACCAGAGCAAGCTCTGCTTCGAGGTCGTCTCCATCTCCATCGACGGCGGGCACCCCCGCGCCTGGGTCGCGTCCGTCGACGACGGCCAGTGCCGCTGGCGCGCGCTCCCGCGGACCACGGACGTGGAGGTCAGTTTCGACCCCTGGTGGTTCGAGTCGCGCTGCGTGCACGCCGCCGGGAAGCTCTACTGGCACATCTGCAACTCCGGCCGCGTGCTCTCGCTGGACCCTTCCACA
This genomic window contains:
- the LOC109780790 gene encoding uncharacterized protein, producing MAMAGPSTALPPPPPEKAVDALPVDSLRNILRRLSLADLLRAALACHRWRRVAARCLPRTAPLLGHFFHPTATGLPPPLHTASKDTVIDAPAIFAPLDASAPNLSLDFAPEASRYVLHDCHQGLLLLEPLASLPKGILPRLLVIDPATRRRVLLPPPPRDTVPDDHRWRSCRHYVGSALLSRAHQSKLCFEVVSISIDGGHPRAWVASVDDGQCRWRALPRTTDVEVSFDPWWFESRCVHAAGKLYWHICNSGRVLSLDPSTLHFSYLLAPKEMPRFGKFRIGETPDDGRLCIATVEDQLLRVWVRGETRWSDDGWYLEREMNLTKVYDSVPGLPKDKCLRIFSVWLSDMDAGCTGKLFIRTMGYGRYSLHLDTAKIERLHTKHGKEYGHPMCAYFLAWPPAFLAPEN